From Rhopalosiphum padi isolate XX-2018 chromosome 2, ASM2088224v1, whole genome shotgun sequence:
TactattcttatatatatattatatacgtatatcattaggtactatttatttatacagcCATACAGGTAAATTTAAGGAAAGATTGTATAAttgttatagatatataatcaCGCATAAATATATCTAGTCGTATAGATATgagatatctatttaaaatcttctggttgttataaaatttaaaataattggtaagGTATACGTTATTATAACTGGATCGTCTAtgctatattttaatacttatatatatacatatttaatacaaattaacaattGGTAATTTCTCTAACCAACATTCTGACTATATATATCGATACTTATCCATAATATCTAACAtttgttcatatatatataggtaaatattaaacaccatttagtttataaatataatatgtatacacctATACTAACTACTATAatgtagaaatatatatttctaatcaacgtacattaattaaaaacgttGTTAGTTTTTACCGTCATATTATATcgtcaagtatataataatgtaacattttattttgcgatacatactataattataaatacacattattgtCCATACAATCTTCATTATTATTGCTGAAATCTTGTTGATTCTCTTGCCATTCAAGGACACCACTTAAAAGacgaatgtacctatataaccaTGTACAGTGttgttaataaacaaatattataagattaagtgaaatacatttatataatctgCGTTTTAACGTCAATTAATGTTAACGTCATACAAGaaacaaatatatacttatctaatatacattttatagtcttatattatgcatttatttaaaagtaaaattatttatctatagccCTTATTATATCATCTATCTAATATTTACCTACATCTATTGCAGTCGACTAAATTTGCATTTGATTttcgctataatatatttacattattaaattattaaaacttgatTAGATTTTGCAGGTATACGTACTTTTTTTCTAGgcgcttaataatataataggtaataaatattttttgtgcgATATTGTCATCGCTaggtaccatattattattttattgatctatTTAAAACATCTCTTATTCAcaggtataaattaaattttaaattaattttttcgatctaatatttgaaattttataattaattttcttaaaatatttgtattaagacaaatttgttttaatttgtattttgaatatatacctattgtttGATAATGCTgctattgcatattttataaagtcatgctgaaataatagatattgtacatttttatatttatcgtaaTTTTATCTGGCAAAAATAACAAGTATTTTTTGCGCTtatggaatatttatttttgcgcATTTGGATTGCGTTTGGGTCATATTTTACGATTATAGCTACAGCcaaattttctaattatatttaattaataaattataacaaatctaTACACAGCGAAAACCATACGTGATAAGGCTGTGAATCAATTTACACtacattaatgtttaaaaacaatcatattgatttaattgaccaatgatattttgtttaaataaaaaaaaattgtcttcacaaattaaaaatttaaaactattttcgaattaaaaaaagtatttttaataaataaaaaaaatacaaaaactattatttagaatgtgtattctaatatttttttcaaaagttatttaaaataatacctatttgaataaaaaaatattttaaaaatattatcgaatacTTAACAACTTTATAAGACGGAACTACCTACAATTAAAGTGTAaacgtacattataatttatattatattatactacgtacTTGATAGCCATTCTTAAAATTTCATTCTTCGATAATTTCTTATCGTGTGGGTGAGTGGGTACCAATTTACGAAGTTCGGCAAAAGCACCGGTAACGTTGTGTTGGCGCCAGCGTTCCCGAGAATTGGTTACAGTACATGGTTTTCGGGAATCTGGTACAGGGAACCGTCGGATCCCAGTTAATTGATTTCCTGACGATGCGTCTTCATCGCCAGACGTCAAGTCATCCGATGTTAAGTCACATTCCTCATCTGATCCAAACAGCATGACAACCCGAGATGAAGACGAATCATCCCttgtatcatttaatatttgttgggTTTGTTGATTTTTCggcataattaaaaaatgtaaatatatctaaacatattaaagcataaaattatgattgaataatttcggtatgctatatatttttatcataaaatatagttgcATATTGCATTGTATTTTATAGCAATGTGTTAAGTTTAGCagttataatgtttatagtgATTTATTCTTTTGGCGGAATCTAAAGAAAGATTCTTTCTGGAATTTTGTAAGCCACACGGAACatttatatctatgtatatgaaTTAAGATTTAacgtatttacatttaatattatttaacgaatTACAGAAAgcggtatttataaaaatttgattactatataaattaaaattttatagcgTACATTTAAAGAAGGTAGGTCAATCAtttctgtaataattaattggaatatctATTGtttgatttctaaaaaaaaatatgtaaatcaatacaaaaaatatattaaataaaatgatgatgattttgagattttgatatttaaaatctttacaaatgtaattagtaaataaacatagatattaattataaaagttaaaaatgtatttgatattaaaaaatcaaagaaaaaattttaGTTAGGAAAAAAGGAAGTACCTATCGGgccatttaatagtttttttttaagtttctcTCTAAATCAATTAGTTTGAAATAAGAACTAcacaataaataacttataagtaggtgtattgttatttgtaacttattatatatttattacttattaatacacagttattatatattatatagttaactgTTGTAAATACAaccttatatttttaagttatattgtatttttttaggaGAACGTTTGTATAGATTCAAATAtctgtaaacaataattaataagcatATAAAGAAGCTGCATatgtatagattaaaaataataggctCTAACAATGTCAATGCCTAACATgtcatattaattttctattttgagTTATTATAGAACATATTCgtttgttataactttataagtatatgtTTAGAAGTGAAGAAACGAGTGCTcaacatattacaataaaatttctaacattttcgcatataaatagtatctatacatacttatattcaACATGacctaatacttatttttatgttaatgtggttcataaaattaatacctaggtgtttattaataattactctaATATATTACTCTTATTCATTCATACAACAgacatattaggtatttaaaatttacttgataacaacataattatatCGAATTAAAAGTTGACAtgttgtatacatgtataatatatatatatatatatttgcatacattttacaGATTCAGGTACTATAGATACCAAAACAATGAGctaccattattttattaagtctaTAGCAAAATGTAtaaggtataaatgtattattttgatttagacatactatgttaattaaattaatttattgaacctatttaaaaaaaatatagaatttaacttacccaaataaaaacattacaatgttatataaaaatatgataatacttattatacaatgGACTTCTTCCTACAACACACTTTAGGAAacaaataagtattaagtatttcgTTGAAGGGTAAAATGTTACTTGGAAAAAATAGGGGATATAAGCTGTGAACGCcctttaatatttcaatagccAACCAGTGGCTAATACCAACCTCCCAcccttaaaataaataccaccCATTTTGTTCATCCGATAAGGTAAATATTCCACGGCCATGTTACTGTAacagtttgataataatatattgaa
This genomic window contains:
- the LOC132920863 gene encoding T-cell acute lymphocytic leukemia protein 1 homolog; protein product: MPKNQQTQQILNDTRDDSSSSRVVMLFGSDEECDLTSDDLTSGDEDASSGNQLTGIRRFPVPDSRKPCTVTNSRERWRQHNVTGAFAELRKLVPTHPHDKKLSKNEILRMAIKYIRLLSGVLEWQENQQDFSNNNEDCMDNNVYL